The following are encoded together in the Trichomycterus rosablanca isolate fTriRos1 chromosome 19, fTriRos1.hap1, whole genome shotgun sequence genome:
- the LOC134333804 gene encoding phospholipase A2 inhibitor and Ly6/PLAUR domain-containing protein-like has translation MKSQVALLLSCLFFNKALALKCNQCTPTSPTTSCSPVTPTDCSGTQCASITASVIAAGVKTDVNVKTCGAPDECATQSLNLGLVKVTSNAKCCSTDLCNTDAPPALIQSANGKRCYTCDSSDCSKTVNCEGIEDRCITATVEQGGNKIAMKGCVSKNVCDAASGSSLQGIAVTKLTCCEGNLCNGAETFTLSFLILLVPLLSSILLH, from the exons ATGAAGTCTCAGGTtgcactgctgctttcctgCTTGTTCTTTAATAAAG cACTGGCACTGAAATGCAATCAATGCACACCAACATCACCCACTACATCGTGCTCCCCAGTTACACCGACGGACTGTTCGGGAACCCAGTGCGCCAGTATAACTGCTTCTGTCATTGCAG CTGGTGTTAAGACGGATGTTAATGTGAAGACTTGTGGAGCCCCGGATGAGTGTGCAACCCAGAGTTTGAACTTAGGATTAGTAAAAGTCACCAGCAATGCCAAATGCTGCAGTACTGACCTCTGCAACACTGATGCACCACCAg ctCTTATACAGTCAGCCAATGGGAAAAGGTGTTACACCTGTGATTCCAGTGACTGCTCGAAAACAGTGAACTGTGAGGGGATTGAAGATCGCTGCATCACTGCTACAG TTGAACAAGGTGGCAACAAAATTGCCATGAAAGGATGTGTAAGCAAGAACGTCTGTGATGCCGCCTCAGGAAGCTCTCTGCAGGGGATTGCTGTAACAAAGCTGACCTGTTGTGAGGGGAACCTGTGTAACGGAGCTGAGACGTTTACTCTGAGTTTCCTGATCCTGCTGGTTCCTCTGCTCTCCTCCATCCTCCTCCACTGA